Proteins encoded within one genomic window of Clostridiales bacterium:
- a CDS encoding penicillin-binding transpeptidase domain-containing protein, with protein MEKKKYFTRYTALSIILIVMFSALCFKLADLQIVHGDEFLKQAQDKSIREIPYEAPRGEIIDRNGYKFATNVQSYTIFMMKPEDDNKDAGSKKESGLNAAIKNMLGASNKEATQSDDSGKPELNDVIERLLDILNKDKEKINDDFRIILKTDGSGKTYFDFNFNSTDEKEREKSANDWIKKNIADEKVSESLTDGKIKMTLQQKAEKAFNELVDEFDVKPKDKNHQNLNFKRQMVVVNQMIKDMGYQMYKPVEIAYVSQSTAFEIMEKSLYLPGVDYRLKPLRTYPYGELASLIVGSLRKIPAEKSDEYKAKEYDINSDLIGRDGIESAEEDKLRGTKGNKRVRVDAKGRVTEEFPVKDSIPGKNVMLTIDKNLQQVAENSLDNVMKDLRTGQGGLDKKKYPNATRGAAVVLDVKTGEVLAMASRPGGYNPNDMAANGSINQSLWKKLSGDKSLYPDIKDPERIPKPMFNYATQGAVPPGSTFKMISAITGLETGQITPYTRINCVGQYRVVKNFTGNCWIWNYHPGRGHGWQVLRTALENSCNYFFFDVGRRVGLDNLAKYAKLFGLSNDPTGIEIAERPGNVSNVETAKEKAVAVSLNGILRDICEPNYDPKIGKFNPTPEQKTLIENMLKNNDRSYSKLKDAGITSAKMRDRIIQGVIAAYHDYNNQWLALNAAIGQGDDYFTPLQMANYVATIANGGVRLKPHLVKQILSQNGEVLDSVKPEVMEKINLKPSTLPAVIAGMNAVTGGETGTAVSAFKNFPIQTAGKTGTAQATGKRDDYSWFVGFAPADNPQIAVAVTIHEGGGHGGANVARDIYEYYFKLNTGNQAAKQTTSHAATN; from the coding sequence ATGGAGAAAAAGAAATATTTTACGAGGTATACAGCTTTATCTATAATACTCATCGTTATGTTTTCGGCTCTGTGCTTCAAGCTGGCTGACTTGCAGATTGTGCATGGAGATGAGTTCTTGAAGCAAGCGCAGGATAAAAGCATAAGGGAAATTCCATATGAAGCTCCAAGAGGCGAGATAATCGACAGAAACGGTTACAAGTTTGCAACGAATGTCCAGAGTTACACGATATTTATGATGAAACCTGAAGATGACAATAAAGATGCCGGATCAAAGAAGGAATCCGGCTTGAATGCTGCAATCAAAAATATGCTCGGCGCTTCAAACAAAGAAGCAACACAATCGGATGATAGCGGTAAACCAGAGTTAAATGATGTAATCGAAAGGCTGCTGGATATTTTAAACAAAGACAAAGAAAAGATAAATGATGATTTCCGCATTATATTAAAAACCGACGGCAGCGGTAAGACATATTTTGATTTCAATTTTAATAGTACTGATGAAAAGGAAAGAGAAAAATCCGCAAATGATTGGATTAAAAAAAATATAGCTGATGAAAAAGTGAGCGAGAGCCTTACGGATGGGAAGATAAAAATGACTCTGCAGCAGAAGGCTGAAAAGGCTTTCAATGAGTTGGTAGATGAATTTGATGTAAAGCCTAAGGATAAAAACCACCAGAACTTGAATTTTAAAAGGCAGATGGTGGTTGTGAATCAGATGATAAAAGACATGGGCTATCAGATGTATAAACCTGTTGAGATAGCATATGTAAGCCAGAGTACAGCATTTGAAATAATGGAGAAAAGTTTGTATCTTCCAGGTGTCGATTACAGGCTCAAGCCTTTGAGGACATATCCTTACGGTGAACTGGCATCCCTTATAGTGGGGAGCCTGAGGAAGATTCCCGCAGAAAAGTCCGATGAATATAAAGCTAAGGAATATGATATCAATTCGGATTTGATAGGAAGGGATGGAATCGAATCCGCTGAAGAAGATAAATTAAGAGGAACGAAGGGTAACAAGAGGGTAAGGGTCGATGCAAAAGGAAGAGTAACTGAGGAATTTCCAGTAAAGGATTCTATTCCGGGAAAGAACGTTATGCTTACAATAGATAAAAATCTGCAGCAGGTTGCGGAGAATTCCCTTGATAATGTGATGAAAGATCTCAGAACCGGTCAGGGCGGCCTCGATAAAAAGAAATATCCAAATGCTACAAGGGGCGCTGCCGTAGTCCTGGATGTAAAAACAGGCGAAGTCCTCGCAATGGCAAGCAGACCCGGCGGATACAACCCCAATGATATGGCAGCCAACGGAAGCATAAATCAGAGCCTTTGGAAAAAGCTTTCGGGCGATAAAAGCCTCTATCCGGATATTAAAGATCCGGAGAGAATTCCAAAGCCGATGTTTAATTACGCAACCCAGGGAGCCGTGCCTCCAGGGTCGACATTCAAGATGATATCTGCCATAACGGGTCTTGAAACAGGGCAGATAACGCCTTATACGCGAATCAACTGCGTAGGGCAATACAGGGTTGTCAAAAACTTTACAGGCAACTGCTGGATATGGAATTATCATCCCGGAAGAGGGCATGGATGGCAGGTGCTGCGTACCGCTCTGGAAAACTCATGCAACTATTTTTTCTTTGATGTCGGACGGCGTGTAGGACTGGACAATTTGGCAAAATATGCAAAATTGTTCGGGCTTTCAAATGATCCGACAGGCATAGAGATCGCTGAAAGGCCGGGCAATGTTTCAAACGTCGAAACCGCAAAGGAAAAAGCCGTTGCCGTATCATTAAACGGCATACTGAGGGATATATGCGAGCCTAATTATGATCCAAAAATAGGAAAGTTTAATCCTACGCCGGAGCAAAAAACATTGATTGAGAACATGCTCAAAAACAATGACAGAAGCTATTCAAAGCTTAAGGATGCCGGAATAACCAGTGCAAAGATGAGAGACAGGATAATCCAGGGCGTCATTGCGGCTTATCATGATTATAATAACCAGTGGCTTGCACTTAATGCTGCAATTGGCCAGGGAGACGATTATTTTACGCCGCTGCAGATGGCAAATTATGTAGCGACTATTGCAAACGGAGGGGTGAGATTAAAGCCTCATCTTGTAAAGCAGATATTGAGCCAGAATGGTGAGGTATTAGATAGCGTCAAGCCGGAAGTCATGGAAAAAATAAATCTTAAGCCTTCTACTCTGCCGGCGGTTATAGCAGGCATGAATGCTGTTACCGGCGGGGAAACCGGTACTGCTGTTTCTGCATTTAAAAATTTCCCAATACAAACTGCAGGCAAAACAGGAACGGCGCAGGCAACAGGGAAAAGAGACGATTATTCATGGTTTGTAGGATTTGCCCCAGCCGACAATCCACAGATCGCCGTGGCGGTTACAATACACGAAGGCGGCGGACATGGAGGGGCAAATGTCGCAAGGGATATTTACGAATATTACTTCAAATTGAATACAGGCAATCAGGCTGCAAAGCAGACAACATCGCATGCAGCCACAAATTAA
- the minC gene encoding septum site-determining protein MinC, which translates to MKEQNILFKGTKDGVTVVVNDDTDYELIKKAIDSKVRISKNFFKNGRLFIDFSNTHIDKIVQNKIQEQIFDDFQITMEKVEKTKGRMFTGIYEGKTKFLSSTIRSGQHIEYEGNIVVIGDINAGGQITAEGNIIVLGSLRGVVHAGSSGNTKAVVAAFSLQPTQLRIADVFSRAPDGKAQKPKCPELARVKDGCIVIEPYAPNKFFD; encoded by the coding sequence ATGAAAGAGCAAAATATATTGTTTAAAGGCACTAAAGATGGCGTTACGGTTGTAGTAAATGATGATACTGATTATGAATTAATAAAAAAGGCAATCGACAGCAAAGTGCGTATTTCGAAAAACTTTTTTAAAAACGGCAGATTATTTATTGATTTTTCAAATACTCATATTGATAAAATTGTTCAGAATAAGATTCAGGAACAAATTTTTGATGATTTTCAAATCACAATGGAAAAAGTGGAGAAGACGAAAGGCAGAATGTTTACCGGTATTTACGAAGGAAAGACGAAGTTTTTAAGCAGTACTATTCGTTCAGGCCAGCATATCGAATACGAAGGCAATATTGTAGTGATAGGCGATATAAATGCAGGAGGTCAAATTACGGCAGAAGGGAACATAATCGTGCTGGGCTCATTGAGAGGTGTGGTACATGCAGGGTCATCAGGGAACACAAAAGCAGTTGTGGCTGCGTTTTCTCTCCAGCCTACGCAGCTTCGGATAGCCGATGTCTTTTCAAGGGCGCCTGATGGAAAGGCGCAAAAACCTAAGTGCCCAGAACTTGCAAGGGTTAAGGATGGCTGTATCGTTATAGAGCCATATGCACCAAATAAATTTTTTGATTAA
- the minD gene encoding septum site-determining protein MinD, producing the protein MGVAYVITSGKGGVGKTTTTANVGTALAKLGKKVAIVDADTGLRNLDVVMGLENRIVYDLVDVVDGICRLKQALIRDKRFEGLYLLPTAQTKEKTAVRPEEMQKICNELKEGFEFVLIDCPAGIERGFENAIAGADKAIVVTVPEVSAVRDADRIIGKLESKGMTDHELIINRIKIDMAKRGDMLNIDDMIDILSIKLLGVVPDDEKIIISTNRGEPVVNDESSQAGRAYRNIARRLNGEDVPFMHIESERSFKSFIKKVFNIK; encoded by the coding sequence ATGGGTGTTGCTTATGTAATAACTTCCGGTAAGGGCGGAGTTGGAAAAACAACAACAACTGCAAATGTCGGTACGGCTCTTGCAAAGTTGGGCAAAAAAGTTGCAATTGTTGATGCTGATACAGGACTTAGGAATCTCGATGTGGTTATGGGTCTTGAGAACAGGATAGTTTACGACCTTGTAGATGTAGTGGATGGAATTTGCAGATTGAAACAGGCTCTTATAAGAGACAAAAGGTTTGAAGGGTTGTATCTTTTGCCTACGGCTCAAACAAAAGAAAAGACAGCTGTAAGACCCGAGGAGATGCAGAAAATATGCAATGAACTAAAAGAGGGGTTTGAGTTTGTTTTGATAGATTGCCCGGCGGGGATTGAAAGAGGTTTCGAAAATGCTATTGCAGGGGCGGATAAAGCAATCGTAGTTACTGTTCCCGAAGTGTCAGCTGTAAGAGATGCCGACAGGATAATAGGAAAATTGGAGTCTAAGGGTATGACGGACCATGAGCTCATAATAAACAGAATCAAGATTGATATGGCAAAGCGTGGGGATATGTTAAACATAGATGATATGATAGATATTTTATCCATAAAACTTTTGGGAGTTGTGCCCGATGACGAAAAAATAATCATATCGACAAACAGGGGAGAACCTGTCGTGAACGATGAGAGTTCACAGGCCGGAAGGGCATACAGAAATATCGCAAGAAGGCTGAATGGTGAAGATGTGCCTTTTATGCATATCGAATCCGAAAGAAGCTTTAAAAGTTTCATAAAGAAAGTATTCAATATAAAATAA
- the minE gene encoding cell division topological specificity factor MinE, with protein MDVFKSLYKYGNGSKDVAKERLKLILIHDRANIPPQFLSMIKGDLIKVISDYAEIDEEGIEITINTGGEGGRKSSVSSLVASIPIKKVKSIGK; from the coding sequence ATGGACGTATTTAAATCCTTGTATAAGTATGGAAATGGCAGCAAAGACGTGGCCAAAGAGCGCCTCAAGCTGATATTGATACATGACAGAGCTAATATACCCCCGCAGTTTTTGAGTATGATAAAGGGAGACCTTATAAAAGTCATATCCGATTATGCTGAAATCGATGAAGAAGGCATTGAAATAACCATAAATACCGGCGGGGAGGGCGGGAGAAAAAGCAGTGTGTCCTCTCTTGTGGCAAGCATCCCTATAAAGAAGGTAAAGAGCATAGGAAAATAG
- the rodA gene encoding rod shape-determining protein RodA — protein sequence MKFNKKLIKDFDFGLLINVLLICVEGIIAISSATKAFNGGSMKFFILQIIWIILGLAVMAVIVSIDYNTIKMYYKFIYIANVALLLLLVVLNKVTNGEIGGETNGAVSWFSIGTFGLQPSEFMKISLIIVFAKKIEDFEGNVNNIKNLSILFLYAAIPLGLIAAQPDLGTDMVLAAIIIGMLFMAGLDLRIIFGGLLTGAASIYAIWNYTKLISEEQKGRIVSFLHPELDPLGTNYQPNESKIAVGSGQIFGMGFGNGLQSGGDYVSYAYSDFIFSVIAEDFGFIGSVIVIVVYISLIFKCIGISRIAKDKFGRMLVIGVASMFIFQVFQCIGMAIGIMPITGITLPFISYGGSSMLTNMIAIGLVLNVGMRRHKINF from the coding sequence TTGAAATTCAATAAAAAACTTATTAAGGACTTTGATTTTGGGCTTCTGATAAATGTTCTTCTTATATGCGTCGAAGGTATTATTGCCATAAGCAGTGCAACCAAGGCTTTTAACGGCGGGAGCATGAAGTTTTTTATTCTTCAGATTATATGGATAATCCTCGGCTTGGCTGTCATGGCTGTAATTGTGTCCATCGATTATAATACCATTAAAATGTATTATAAATTTATTTATATTGCAAATGTCGCTTTGCTTTTATTGCTGGTTGTTCTTAATAAGGTTACCAATGGTGAAATCGGAGGAGAAACAAATGGCGCAGTAAGCTGGTTCAGTATAGGCACTTTTGGGCTGCAGCCGTCTGAATTCATGAAAATATCGCTCATTATAGTCTTTGCCAAAAAAATTGAAGACTTTGAAGGCAATGTAAATAATATTAAAAACCTATCCATACTTTTTCTGTATGCTGCGATACCTCTCGGATTGATTGCAGCGCAGCCTGACTTAGGTACGGATATGGTTCTGGCAGCTATAATAATCGGAATGCTTTTTATGGCAGGCCTTGACCTCAGGATAATTTTTGGAGGCCTGCTTACAGGGGCAGCCAGTATATATGCAATTTGGAATTATACTAAATTGATAAGTGAGGAGCAGAAGGGAAGGATAGTTTCGTTTCTTCATCCTGAGCTTGATCCCTTGGGTACGAATTATCAGCCCAATGAGTCCAAAATAGCGGTAGGCTCTGGGCAGATCTTTGGGATGGGATTTGGAAATGGGTTGCAAAGCGGTGGGGATTATGTTTCATATGCATATTCAGACTTTATATTTTCAGTGATAGCTGAGGATTTCGGATTCATCGGGTCCGTAATCGTGATAGTCGTGTATATATCCTTGATTTTCAAGTGTATCGGCATATCCAGAATTGCAAAGGACAAATTCGGCCGGATGCTGGTGATCGGCGTTGCTTCCATGTTTATATTCCAAGTATTTCAGTGCATAGGCATGGCCATCGGCATTATGCCTATTACCGGGATTACTCTCCCGTTTATAAGCTATGGGGGGAGTTCGATGTTGACAAACATGATAGCTATAGGGTTAGTGCTCAATGTGGGGATGAGAAGGCATAAGATTAATTTCTAG
- the mgsA gene encoding methylglyoxal synthase: MNIAFIAHDKKKDDMINFVMKYKEIIKKHKLFATGTTGKLISEIVGLDVHRFLSGPLGGDQQIGGEVAAGNIDMVFFLRDPLTAQPHEPDVTALLRICDVHSVPLATNMGTAKILINSLK, encoded by the coding sequence ATGAATATAGCGTTTATTGCACATGACAAAAAAAAGGACGACATGATTAATTTTGTTATGAAATATAAGGAAATAATTAAAAAACATAAGTTGTTTGCCACAGGCACGACAGGCAAACTCATAAGTGAGATAGTCGGCCTTGACGTCCACAGGTTTCTGTCAGGTCCACTTGGCGGCGATCAGCAGATAGGAGGGGAAGTAGCTGCAGGTAATATAGATATGGTATTTTTCCTGCGGGATCCTCTGACGGCTCAACCTCATGAACCCGATGTCACAGCGCTTCTTCGCATATGCGATGTCCACAGTGTTCCCCTTGCGACAAACATGGGTACTGCCAAAATACTGATCAATTCCTTAAAATGA
- a CDS encoding M23 family metallopeptidase translates to MREIERNYSIRKSDYLSRYSSRYGKRGVKRIDKKTIEKIINQFIVSAVIALVIIIISNIKTPFITDFIKNVKWVAHEDYDFKGQFSVFFQKTIPGLTENVKKIPDSILGKNSSVNTSSDNMMIIPVDGEITSAFGIRNNPVEPGSSEMHGGIDIAASDGTPIKAAMGGTVENVGEDKSLGRMVKIKHDGGLETVYGHCSEILVNKGQSVKQGDIIAKVGHTGNVTGPHVHFEVIKDGTKIDPLNEIRNTAELK, encoded by the coding sequence TTGAGAGAGATAGAAAGAAACTACAGTATAAGAAAAAGCGACTACTTAAGCCGCTATTCCTCAAGGTATGGTAAAAGAGGAGTAAAAAGAATAGATAAAAAGACTATAGAAAAAATTATCAACCAATTTATTGTTTCTGCAGTTATTGCACTTGTTATAATCATCATTTCCAACATAAAAACGCCGTTTATAACTGATTTTATTAAAAATGTAAAATGGGTTGCACATGAAGACTATGATTTCAAAGGGCAGTTTAGTGTATTCTTTCAGAAAACTATTCCCGGATTAACTGAAAATGTAAAGAAAATCCCTGACAGCATACTCGGCAAAAACAGCTCCGTAAATACTTCATCTGATAATATGATGATCATTCCCGTAGATGGAGAAATAACATCGGCCTTTGGCATAAGGAATAACCCTGTTGAGCCAGGGAGCAGCGAAATGCATGGAGGAATAGATATCGCCGCATCCGATGGCACGCCGATAAAAGCTGCTATGGGCGGTACCGTCGAAAATGTGGGAGAGGATAAATCGCTGGGAAGAATGGTAAAGATAAAGCATGATGGAGGATTGGAAACAGTATATGGCCACTGCTCGGAGATACTGGTGAATAAGGGGCAAAGCGTTAAGCAGGGCGATATAATAGCAAAGGTTGGCCATACAGGTAATGTAACGGGGCCTCATGTTCACTTTGAAGTGATAAAGGATGGTACAAAAATAGATCCTCTTAATGAGATAAGAAACACTGCAGAGCTTAAATAA
- a CDS encoding M50 family metallopeptidase, with the protein MQGKFKINKYFILALLVFIIAGFYKDMLLLFLFVILHELCHVLAAYLCGVKIKNIEIFPFGGVARIDDLDYIGICKEIIITMAGPLFNIALAVVLFMLYKAGAMAKMPVDMININLMIALFNLFPGLPLDGGKIFRAVLSLRIGFKKATNIAAYSGKIISVIIFIFGIYEIFRGVFNIWLLIVPFFLFILANNEKNMVMFMIIKNLLNKKKHLKTKGMMETMVMCAHENTSISDILKSFDVDKYHIVIVLGEDMNIKAVLTESQIFNNLTMEDKGFTIGDISEKIK; encoded by the coding sequence TTGCAGGGTAAATTTAAGATCAATAAGTACTTTATTCTGGCACTTCTGGTGTTTATTATCGCAGGATTCTATAAGGATATGCTGCTTTTATTTTTGTTTGTCATCCTTCATGAGCTATGCCATGTACTAGCGGCATATTTGTGCGGTGTTAAAATAAAAAATATTGAAATTTTCCCATTCGGCGGAGTCGCGAGAATAGACGACCTTGACTATATAGGCATATGTAAAGAGATAATCATAACAATGGCCGGACCTTTATTTAATATCGCTTTAGCCGTTGTCTTATTCATGTTATATAAAGCGGGAGCAATGGCAAAAATGCCTGTTGACATGATAAATATCAACTTGATGATCGCGCTATTTAACTTGTTTCCCGGATTGCCCCTCGATGGAGGCAAGATTTTCAGGGCGGTGCTCAGCTTACGCATTGGTTTCAAAAAAGCCACAAATATAGCCGCGTATTCCGGAAAGATTATTTCGGTTATCATATTTATATTTGGGATTTACGAGATATTTCGCGGCGTGTTCAACATATGGCTTCTGATTGTGCCATTTTTTTTGTTTATTTTAGCAAATAATGAAAAGAATATGGTAATGTTTATGATAATAAAAAACTTATTAAACAAAAAAAAACATTTGAAGACAAAAGGGATGATGGAAACAATGGTTATGTGCGCTCATGAAAATACAAGCATAAGCGATATCCTGAAAAGCTTTGATGTTGACAAATATCATATAGTGATCGTTTTGGGGGAGGATATGAATATCAAAGCCGTATTGACAGAATCACAGATTTTTAATAATCTAACAATGGAGGATAAGGGCTTTACAATAGGTGACATAAGTGAAAAAATCAAGTGA